In Colletotrichum higginsianum IMI 349063 chromosome 1, whole genome shotgun sequence, the DNA window GCTGGGGTGAATCGTCAAAGGTGCCAGCAGGGGGGTTGAGGCGGCTAGTCCGTTCCGAACCTTTGCCCCGAATGCTGGGGTCCGGGGTCCAGGGTCCAACCCATAGGGACTCGGCCAGGGGTCGCAGCTAAGGGTTCTGCAGTTCTGTAGGATCACTAGCTCACATGTTGAAGAGGCTAAGCTTCGAAACTTAAAGTAGTCTACTTGGCAATGGACTCGAATCCGATGCGGTTATGCTGTTGCCTAAGGTTCGACAAGGTAAGTTTTTTTTATCAGGGCTGGGTTTCTCCCTTTCTCTGCCTTATCTTCTTCATTGCCCATTGTAAATGTTGGCACAGACAGCTAGATGGGAAATATTCTCGTTCTTGAGCCCAAACTTGATGCCTCATCAGTACACTCTACGCCTTCCTCAAAAAGATCACGTAGCTGCTGGTAGTATCCATGTCTAGGCGAGAGAGTGTGAAGATTTCCCCATTAAGAACTTGATGAGGGTGGTAAGAGGAAAGTGATCCAAGCTCATCTAATTCTCTTTCAACGAAAAGTGGGAATGGGATTCATCGTGGTCCTCTCTAAAGACCATGTTTGGATTGAACTCGCTAATACATGCAGGTGCATCTTATCTTGACACGCAAATTATCAGGCATGGATCTTGAGGCGAATCAATCTGGCTCACTGTCTGATTGGACTGACCGGACTCGGCTCGGTCTCGATCAGCCTAACCTATTCTACGCAAAGGCTGCAGCAACAACTCGGAGAACAGGATACACGTCTCTGGCTCCTTTCCCAGGGACTGGATCTGCCCTTTACAGTAGTTCTCAGTCATACTGAGGCTCAAAGCATCATAGATCTCGTGTATTAACCTCACATTGCCTCCCTAATTAGGGCAGATGACAGTGGTTTTTGAAGACTCACAGGCCTTGACAATCTCCGTGTCACTTCTTAAAGGCATTGGAGCCGTTAAAAGACTCTCGGTCATAGACCAGGTATCACAAAATTGGTGGACTTCTTCGAGCCCGTGAGACCGGTGCCAATTGTCGGTGGTTCTACCAAGTCGTCCAGGCAGTTTAATATCGTGAACAGTATGTACGACCCCGTAAGACCTGGAGCGGAGCCAACTGACTGCTTCGACAGTATTGAATGGAAACACGGTTTCTTATCAGGTTCCGGATGTCTTCTTCCACAACCACGACTTGCTCTTTGGAAGCGGAGGGGACGTAGCTCTACTGGCCTGAGCAAGTAAGAAGTTGATATCCAGGATCCGTCACTAACGAGAAGGGAAATGAGCCTTATGAGATGACTTCTGCTAGCAGATGTGAGCAGATATGGTTCATAGCTTACCAAATCGAAGGCCGAACAGCCAATTGGCTGAGTGGTCGAAGATATACGTTGCTTAACTTCGAAATCAACGAGGTGAAATATCGAGGGGTAGAGCAAGCAAGTCGATAGAACGTCTCTGATTTCTTTTTGATTTCTCGGAAATTCCAGCTACGTACACCCATTTCTGATAATGAGCTCTGCCAGAAGCTAGCCACGTCGAACCATAGGTCCTTCACCCCGATGTCTTCATGGTACCGTACCCTGCAGGATTTCTTCCCAAGGATCGACCAAGCCAGCTCTCTCTAAGATCCAATACCCAGATCATCCTTGCAAAAATCCCAATACTGATTTTCGTGCGTATGTGCTCAAGACGCTCTCCCAACCTTCATCGGGCCATGGAAGGTCACTCCCCATGTCCGGGAACATGGAGTCGGCACAGCTCATCCATGCGCCTTCTTTGGGACCTACAATGGCTTCCATGCTGACCTGCCGCAGCGCCTGGTCATCGTCGAAGATTCTCATGTATGGCCTCGACATCAGAAAGCAGGGCGTAGTAATACGTAGCTGCGGGGTTGCCCACACACTCCATCTCCCTACAGAGGCTCTCGTACGCGTGTAGATCGCCGTGTCGTTTCtatcgtcggcgtcggctgccgccgagcccgTTTCGCGGTCGATGGACACCGAGTAAGCACAATGACTGCCAGGcccaaaaagaaagagaaagaaaccGCAGAGGCTCCCAGTAGCGGTATATGATTGGTTCAATGGTGGCTAACAGTTGACATCTATGTCTGCTGATCCTCTCGCGGAAGCCTTTGTGTAATAACCAATGGTACTCGCTGAAGCCTTCATCGAAGGCCTGAGCGGCTGAAATGCACAAGGCCGAGGCGAAAGTCTGATTGAGTCCTCGGACTCTGTAGAACATGTAAACGGCCCCATGTTCATTCTAGGAAAGTTTGTAGACTCACGCGAGAAATCAAAGTTGATTCGAGAATATGTATAGCTCGCAGTGCCCCTCGAGGAGTCCATACACCTGCCGTTGCCGGGGTGGTCGTTGGACGTTTCCGCTCCTGAAAATTGCTGCAGTCTCTTAAGGAAatgctcggcgccgagtTCTTCCTGAACCTCTTCTTTTGACCGCCTGTTTCGTCCTGTGCGAGAGCGGCGTCGTAAAGTCGACGACCCCAGACCAAACAGACTCCGGAGTCGCCGTTGTCGCGCTGCGCTTGTCGCCGAGACTGTAGACCGCTGACCTGCCCCTCAAGCTTTTTGAAGTACGACTCGGGCATGCTAATGGGCTTCTGCCTTGGGGGATACACGCATTATTTGCCTCGTGTTTGGCATCGCTCGCACGACGTCCCTTTTATGAGTTTGAAGCTCGGTTAGCCACAATCCATCTCggtaggcggcggcggggttcAGCATATCTCCATTGCACTTCAGCCTCTGAGAATGGCAGGCCTTGCAGGCGATTACGTTGAGCCCCTATGGCGTTTTACCCAATTCGATAAACCCAGTCTTTTGTCTCCTCTTTTCCACGCGttcttcctcggccacgaTTAGCCGTGctggccttggcgacggcatcgtTACCTGGAGTGGCGGAAGAAATCACGCAGGACGGACGTCTCACACGACATCCGAAACGTGATGTTTGCCAAAATCGACCTCCTGGATACAGTAAAGGTCCAAGATTGTGGGGATGCGGGATTaagaggggaaggggacagagagagacccacggcgtcgacgtctgACATCGAGGTTGGCCTGGTTCAAATAGCAAACAAACATGATCCGGGTCGCTTATGCAGCCTAGGGAATGTTTGCTTGATTGTGCCCCTGCAATCCTCCAGCGGGGGGTCGGCATGCGTTGGCCCCCTTCTCGCTACTGCGCGTGATTGGCACTGTCACTCACACAAGGATAATCTGCTTGTCCAGCGAATGGGCCGTCGGAACGAAACGGACAGGGATGCGGGAGGTGCGTGGGAGGAGTCTTGGAGGTGCTTTGAATCTTGGTGTTTGAGAGAATCGGCGAATGTGAACGTGAAGAGAAGCCGGCTGCCATCGTGAATCGTGTGCTTATCCGCGCGGTAACTGGAAATGAAAAGCACGACAGTTAGACATGGTGATGGGTGGGATGGTTTCATGCTACGAAAAACTACAATGTCCTTTGTTCACGACTCGTTCCAGAGCCTGCTCTGAGTCCATTTCAAAGCAGTCTGTCGTCGCCGGACGCGCTCCGGCTTCTCCAGCCTGAGATATTGGACGGATCGGATGAGCCACGAAGCGGCCACGGAACGACCACAGGCTAGGGTCCTGGAAGCTATCAGCCACTTTGTTATCCTTCCAGGTCCAGAGGGCTAGCCAATCCTTACCAAGCTTCCCCTCCAGCACGTCCACTAGCAATAGGTATAGTATTTGCTTACGATCGGTAGGGGCTTAAAGCCATGATTCCATCTGATTGTCGTGAAGTACAGGTCCGTCGTCTCCGAGTAAGGGCAAACTCTGAAGTTGAGGTCTCTGGACATGCCGTCCCTGCACCGGCAGCTGCACAGGTTGATGAAGCCACTCACATCCGCATGGAAGATGATGTTTGTTGTGCTGATGTTAACCTACTTTTTCTGCCGTCTCTGAAGGCAATCATCATGCCCACACATCCTGATTGCCTCTATCGAGATCATTGATGATGACAGTCTCTTTGTCCTTTCTAACATCGTGCGACGCGAGCTTGGTGACACAAGTCACCGACGTCTGCGCCACGTACTCCGTCTCGGTCACGACCAGAGTTGCAGCATTAGCAACGGCGGCTATGACGACTATATCCGCTTCTTGTGTGGCACCTCCCGTCATCcaaagtcgtcgtcgaacaTAAACTGCTTGATTTAGCATGTGGCAGTGATTGCTGCAGACGCACTCGACAACCCGAGACCGAGCCGCGTCGGCCATTCTCAGGGGTGAGGGCTTGGCCAGAAAGCACCTACATATCAATATCCACTACAGACACCAGCGATCGAATAGCACACCCATCTTCCTATATCAAACCGTACATCGCTCACCCAACTGGTCTCAGTGCTCCACAAGTTAGTCCAGCCCCTGTTTCTCATCTCCCCAGCCGTTGGGGACCCAGACAGCTTTCCGGCTGGCCCCGGTGACCGTTTCGAACGTGCTGTCGAGCTGCGACCTCGCCAGGCTGTGACCTGCCATGAGCCACCCGCTCTCGCGGTACATACTTGCGAAGAGCGAAgcgggtggggggggggggggggggctccTCCACTCCAGCGTGCTCTGAAGGCCCTTCAGCACCGTGACAACCCATTGGGCTAAGTGGTAGGCCGTAGACGTGCCGACAACGTTGCCGTCGATGATGAACACCGAAGGCTTGGCCGTTTCATTCATGAGATGTCGTTCTATTGGAAGTGATTGTGACGAATGAGACTTGCTCCTTGATAAGCCCTTGACTCTTTTAGTGGTTGGACCTCCGACAGGACTCTCGTCAACCTCACCCGCATCTCGACCATGCACCATATCTATCCCCAAgcacgacgccgtcttccgcTCACGATGCAGAAATCACCGACCGGGAAGCCAAACCTCAAGCCGGTGTCGGGGGGAAAAAAAGCAAGCCTGCCTCATGCGTGTGGTACATATCCGTGCTTCCCCAGTACCCATTCCAGTGGGACGGGGAAGACCGATTCACAACCACCCCCCAATCATGCAGCTCGGGTGACAGCCGCCCTGCAGGAATCCTTGTTTGCTCACGTACCGTCAAGGACGGGAGCGCCAGCACTCGATCCGCTTGATGATCCGGCACGCTCGTCACTGGTGCCgcccctcccatccccccACCTCCCCCGAGCCCACCGAATGAGTCCCTTCATCGGAATGGAAGGTCGTCTTGGACGAGTCCTACTTCGTTTTGACTAGGCTTGCCGAGGCGGGCAAAGCACAATGGCTGGGCGAAGAGCCAAACAACGGGCAAAAAGGGCAGAGATAAAGAGGGACGAAGAACCCGGTGCGAAAAGCATGCTTTCCAACACGCACTCTCGGTTTCCTCGCTTTAGCCGCCACTTGACGAATGACGCAAAGCACTGTACTGGGTTGTCTTTTCTACCTTctcagcaacagcagcagcagcccgtTTTCAGACCCAGACTCCTACTCTATGTGCCTAACTGTCGAGACGCAGTGATCCTTTGGACGACGGGAATCAACATCGAGTGGAGTtgtgtctctctctgggCAAGACGTCGAACTGGTCTTTGTCTTGTTCGTCTGGAGGTCCCTCTTCAAGGCATATCGATCCGTCGTTTGCAAGAGACATTAGTGGTGATATTGGGCTCAGTTGACCCCATCGAGCCATCGGCCAGGTTTGTTGAAGACACTAGACGTCCGTCCCCTGTTCGCCACTCGGTTCAAGCATTTAGACGAATACTCGGGCAACCAAAAGGGCTTCAACATCGCCATGGACTCGTCATcaggcagcagcagttcGAGTCCCGAGGGTCCCGTTACGACGACGCTGGTTCCTCACGATCTCCCGGAATTGTTAGAGGGCTTGTCCAAGGACGAACTCGCTGCTCTCGAGAAGAAACTGATCAGGAGACTGGACACGAGGATGCTGCCCACGATGATTCTGATGTACATCATGAATTACCTCGACAGGTTGGAAAAAGGTTCCTTGACACCCATGATGGGCTCGGCTTACACTTCTACAGAAACGCGATCGGAGCAGCTAGGCTAGGTGGGCTGGAAGAGGAATTAGGGTTGACAGGGAGCCAGTTCCAGGTAGGCAGGCGTCCATGGTGTATAATACCCCAGAGCAGCCAGTGTGTGACTGACACGACGCCGACAACGTCAGACCTGCGTCTCCATCCTATTCGTTGGATACATACTCATGCAGGTCCCTTCCAACATGCTGCTGAACAAGATCGGTCGTCCTGCCTTGTATCTGACAGGCTGCATGGCCGTCTGGGTTGGTCCAACgctctcccctttcccctttcccctttcccctttcccccctccccctccattTCAGATCCCTGGCTACTATATCCATGTCCGCATGGCATTGGTGCAACATAAGGCACGGATCCCATACATGAAAGAAGCTTTTACTGACAGCCAGGGGTAACATGTAGGGTGTACTTTGTGCCTGCAGCGGCGCGACGACCAACTACGCCGGGCTCTTGGTGACGCGATTCCTGCTTGGGTTCGTCCAAGCTGCGTTCTATCCAGGTGAGTCCGACGATCCAACGGGCACCAAGTCCAACTTTGGGAAAAAACGAGACAGTCCCCCCCATAACATCATGGCGCGGACAGGTTGCATAGCCACGCTCAGCTCCTGGTACGTCCGCAAAGAGCTCGGCCTCCGCACCGGCCTGTTCTACACCGGCTCCATGCTCTCGGGCGCCTTCTCGGGGCTCCTCGCCGCGGGGATCTTGAGCGGCATGGACGGCACGCTCGGCCTGCTGGCGTGGCGCTGGATTTTCATCACAGAAGGCACCctcaccgtcgtcatcgccctcggcgccctcttcgtcctcccgGACTTCCCGGCCAACACCAGGTGGCTGACGGAGCAGGAGCGGCAGCTGGCCGTGTGGCGTTTGGAGATCGACgccgcgggcgaggaggactggacgggctcgtcgtcgtcatcgcaGCCGCTCTTCGACGGATTCCGgatgctcgtcgtcgacccggTCAACTGGATCCTCGTGCTCGTCGTCTACGGCGCCGCGtcgtccatctccatcaACAGCTTCTTCCCgaccatcgtcggcggcctcggcagGGACCGCATCGCGACGCTGCTGCTCACCTCTCCCCCCTACCTGCTGGCCTGCTTCGTGTGCGCGGCCGTCTCGTGGAACGCGGGCCGGACGGGAGAGCGGTACTGGCACACCGTCGGCCCGCTGGCCTGCGCGCTCGTCGGGTTCGTCGTGTCGagcgcggcgacgggggTGGCGCCGCGGTACCTAGGCGCCATGGTCATGCTGCCCGGCATCTACACGGGCTTCAACATGTCCATGTTCTGGaccgccaacaccatctACCGCCCGGCCGCcaagcgcgccgccgccgtggccttCAACAACGCCGTGTCCACGCTGTCGAGCATCTACGGCTCCTACCTGTACCCCAGCCACGCGGCGCCCCGGTTCGTGCTGGCGTTCAGCGTCAACGCCGGCATGGCGTTCATGGCGATTGTggcatcgacggccttgCACTTTGTGTTGAAGGGGGAGAATCGGAAGCTGGCGTTGAGGGATCAAGAGGCGGAGACTGACGGCCGGACGGTCCTGGTGGGAAAGGGATTCAGATACTTGGTTTAGGCGTGTCTACATCACGCCCTAGAGGTGTTGTAACATATCCAAGTGGTATTTTCAACAGTGAACCAACAAATTAGGTAGTACTAAACATGCTCAAGAAGCATTCTAATGAAGAATAGAATATGCTACACGAATGTTGAGATGAAATCTATTTAAATCAAGCCTCTAACGCCTGTAAATCAAACCCCGCTGGCTATACAACCGAAGATATGCACCCGAATCAATGCTCCAATCAATGCTTCCCAATGCTATCCAATGCTTCCTATGCTCCCAAATGCTGATAATCTGATGAGTGTCATGTCGCCAATGCAAGTCTAAAATCGTTCCAGTCgtttacccccccccccccccccccccatacCACCTTCAACTCGGTGTGGACTTTCTAAACAGAGCCAAAGATCTCGTTCAGGTCGCGCTTGGCGTTCCTCTTGATGCCGCACTTGTTCAGGcaggcgtcgatgccgagggcgatgttGGCCGGGATGTGCTCGCGGAAgctctcgaggtcggcgccgtcgacggtctgcacgccgccgagggtggcGGAGACGACGTCCGGGCGGAGGTTGAAGAAGGCCTgggcgacctgctcgacgcctgggtcgacgtcgttgaagccggcgacgaagacggcgtcctcgcaGTCCGGGTTGAACTCTTGGTGGATGGCGCCCTGGGGGAAGACGGACATCTGGAAGGTGTCCATGGTGTTGGCGATGGGGTCGAGGCCGTTCTCGACGATGAAGTTGGTGACGAGGCggcccttgacgacgacgttgagcTCGGTGGCGCGGTTGTGGACGTGGGCCGTGTTCATGCCGCAGgggccgaggaaggcgagcgtcatggcggcgccgttgccgatGAGGGCCGGGAACGTcttggccgtggccgaggtcgagaagccgCCCTTG includes these proteins:
- a CDS encoding Pantothenate transporter liz1, coding for MDSSSGSSSSSPEGPVTTTLVPHDLPELLEGLSKDELAALEKKLIRRLDTRMLPTMILMYIMNYLDRNAIGAARLGGLEEELGLTGSQFQTCVSILFVGYILMQVPSNMLLNKIGRPALYLTGCMAVWGVLCACSGATTNYAGLLVTRFLLGFVQAAFYPGESDDPTGTKSNFGKKRDSPPHNIMARTGCIATLSSWYVRKELGLRTGLFYTGSMLSGAFSGLLAAGILSGMDGTLGLLAWRWIFITEGTLTVVIALGALFVLPDFPANTRWLTEQERQLAVWRLEIDAAGEEDWTGSSSSSQPLFDGFRMLVVDPVNWILVLVVYGAASSISINSFFPTIVGGLGRDRIATLLLTSPPYLLACFVCAAVSWNAGRTGERYWHTVGPLACALVGFVVSSAATGVAPRYLGAMVMLPGIYTGFNMSMFWTANTIYRPAAKRAAAVAFNNAVSTLSSIYGSYLYPSHAAPRFVLAFSVNAGMAFMAIVASTALHFVLKGENRKLALRDQEAETDGRTVLVGKGFRYLV
- a CDS encoding Spherulin-1A, giving the protein MHTSTILSGLLFTAAALAAPAAPPASSCTSSAAPAANTGISIDDVLPPIVPVNTRSGNQELITKLMTAPTQQERVRLLNQPGDFVFDFNDAGAPAGSESRGKGGFSTSATAKTFPALIGNGAAMTLAFLGPCGMNTAHVHNRATELNVVVKGRLVTNFIVENGLDPIANTMDTFQMSVFPQGAIHQEFNPDCEDAVFVAGFNDVDPGVEQVAQAFFNLRPDVVSATLGGVQTVDGADLESFREHIPANIALGIDACLNKCGIKRNAKRDLNEIFGSV
- a CDS encoding Fructosyl amino acid — encoded protein: MNETAKPSVFIIDGNVVGTSTAYHLAQWVVTVLKGLQSTLEWRSPPPPPPPASLFASMYRESGWLMAGHSLARSQLDSTFETVTGASRKAVWVPNGWGDEKQGLD